CATTGTTTGCAAGAATAGTAAAAAAAGAATCCGGATTTCCTATGCCACAAAATGCAACGACAACTGCATTTTGTAACAATTCTATCGGCTTCATTTCATTCGTATAAAAATTTCTTATGCTCGTTGTTTCAAATTTCGTTTTCACTATCATCGCCGAAGTATGTTTTTTCGCGCACAGTATGATTGCATCATTATTTGTTGTTCCATTCCATCTGCTAAAAATTACAATGTTGCTTCGATGCAACGAACTCCACGGCTCCCTCCTATTTCCCGAAGGAATGAGTCCATCGTCTTTGTACGTAGTATCAAGTACTACAATATCCAAATCACGATGCAACGTGCGATGCTGAAATCCATCATCCATAATAATTGCATCAACGCAATATTGTTCAACGGCAATGCGTGCCGCTCTTACTCTGTGTTCATCAACGATGACGATTGCTTCAGGAAATTTCTGTGCAAGAAAATATGGTTCGTCACCACATTCTGTTGCAGTTCCATATATATTTTTTCCGTCGGAAACAACAAATGTTCCTTTCGTGCTTCGCTTATACCCGCGACTGATAATTGCAACGTTCTTTCCTGCTGAACATAGAACATCCACGATGTAAGCAACGTGCGGCGTTTTTCCCGTTCCACCAGCAACAATATTTCCAACCGAAATGACAGGAACGGCTACGCTTGTCGTTTTGAAAATTTTTACATCGTAAAAATAATTTCGCAGCATTACGCCGAATCCATAAAGCCACGAAAACGGTAACAATAGTTTTCTCAGTTTACTTACAATCCGCGACACTTACATTTGAAGCATTATTTCCGCAACTCTTCTCGATGCACCTGCTGTTCCCAACACATTACGCACGTTCGAAAGATGTTGTTTCATCGCTCCTCGATACTGTTCATCAAACAATAATCGTCTTGTTTCATCCAATAAATTTTTTACTGTTGCGTTTTCCTGTATGTATTCCTGAACAATGTTTCTCCCGGAAACAATGTTCACTAATCCGATAGAAGAAATTTGAACAAACATTTTTCCCAGCCAATACGTCGCGAACGAAGTTTTATACACAACCATCATCGGTGTTTCAAGTAATGCCGTTTCCAATGTTGCCGTGCCGGAAGTTACGATTGCAGCATCTGCGTGTTTCATCAATTCGTGCGTTTGGTTGTTCAACAAAAGAATATCATTCTTCTGCACAAGAAACGACTTGAGAAAATCTCTATCGAGTGTTGGCGCAACGCCAACGGCAATTTGAACATCAAGTTTAGTCGTTATTTCTTCTGCTGTCTTTAACAATAAAGGAAAAATTTTTTCTATTTCCTGTTTTCTGCTCCCCGGGAAAAATGCTACAAGTTTTTTCTTCGCATCCAAATGATGGCGCAAAAAAAAATCTTCTTTGTTAGAAAGCACACTTATTTCTTCCAGCAACGGATGACCAACAAAATCTACGTTCATTCCTTCTTCGCGGTACAAATCTTTTTCAAACGGAAAGACAACGCACATTGTATCTATTGCGGCTTTCATTTTCTTTACACGACCTTTTTTCCACGCCCAAACTTGAGGACTGATGTAATAGATAACTCTTGTTCCGCTTGCTTTGGCTTTCCGTGCAAACCGCAAATTAAAACCCGGATAATCAATGAGCAGTACAACATTCGGTTTACGTTCATATAAAATTTTTTCTAATGTCTGTTCCACAACAAAAATTTTCGGGAGATGTTTGAAAACTTCCGCAAATCCCATGAACGAAAGTTCTTTGACGTGAAACAATAACTCCATTCCTTCTCGTTGCATCGCATCACCGCCAACTCCAAAAATTTCAATAGATGGCAAACGTTTTTTCAGTTCGCGCACAACTCCGCTCCCGTGTAAATCACCCGATGCTTCACCGGCAACGATTAGCACGCGCACGTTAACCCCGCAGTTTCCAAAGAAAAAATAATGCGAACGTTATGAGAACAAACGCTTGCAATGTGCGCGATTCCGATTTCCATCCTTTGTGCGCATCAAAACTTGGTTGTACTGCGACAG
This portion of the Ignavibacteria bacterium genome encodes:
- a CDS encoding lipid-A-disaccharide synthase, which translates into the protein MRVLIVAGEASGDLHGSGVVRELKKRLPSIEIFGVGGDAMQREGMELLFHVKELSFMGFAEVFKHLPKIFVVEQTLEKILYERKPNVVLLIDYPGFNLRFARKAKASGTRVIYYISPQVWAWKKGRVKKMKAAIDTMCVVFPFEKDLYREEGMNVDFVGHPLLEEISVLSNKEDFFLRHHLDAKKKLVAFFPGSRKQEIEKIFPLLLKTAEEITTKLDVQIAVGVAPTLDRDFLKSFLVQKNDILLLNNQTHELMKHADAAIVTSGTATLETALLETPMMVVYKTSFATYWLGKMFVQISSIGLVNIVSGRNIVQEYIQENATVKNLLDETRRLLFDEQYRGAMKQHLSNVRNVLGTAGASRRVAEIMLQM
- the lpxK gene encoding tetraacyldisaccharide 4'-kinase; amino-acid sequence: MSRIVSKLRKLLLPFSWLYGFGVMLRNYFYDVKIFKTTSVAVPVISVGNIVAGGTGKTPHVAYIVDVLCSAGKNVAIISRGYKRSTKGTFVVSDGKNIYGTATECGDEPYFLAQKFPEAIVIVDEHRVRAARIAVEQYCVDAIIMDDGFQHRTLHRDLDIVVLDTTYKDDGLIPSGNRREPWSSLHRSNIVIFSRWNGTTNNDAIILCAKKHTSAMIVKTKFETTSIRNFYTNEMKPIELLQNAVVVAFCGIGNPDSFFTILANNGAMVKEFIPFSDHHYFSENDIKCVLHIMKEKKVTYVLTTEKDAVRLVDSTLRQYIEQMPLWILPIETVFVEGEELFLQELQKIVS